The DNA window CCGGATCCTCCCCGGCCTCAAGCCGTTTGATGGCGGTGTCGAGTTCCTTGGGCGCGGACCCGGGAGGCAAGAGCTCCTTCATCTTGCGCATCATGTGAGCCATGTGTTTGGGATTGTTCTCATCCAAATGTTCCATATCGCGCTCCATTTCGCCCATGACCCGCTGAACGCGTGGATCATCGAAATCCGGCATCGGCCCTTCTTGGGACGCTTCCTCTTCATCCGCATTCATGTTGGCGCCGGGAGTTTCGGAAACTCCTTTGAGATGCGCAAACCGGCTGATTTGCTTGTCCATGCGTGTGCTTCCGCACTTGGGGCATGAAGGTGTGCGATCCGGATTGATGCGTTTCGAGAGGAAACTAAAGATCTTCCTGCAGCGGGGGCAGGCAAATTCATAGATTGGCATGGTGACAACGCAAATCTGAACGGGGTTTTTTAGAGCGCAACCGTGTGTCGCGTCGGACTGATGCGCCACGAATAACGGGTTCGGCAGAAAACTCAAGCCGGAGCTTTCCCTCGAGTTGAGGGAGGTCTTGGAGACTGACCGAATGGCGGAGCCTTCGAGCACGCTGCTCGCTCGCTGCTCGTGTTTCTGAACACTCCCATTTCAGTTCACCCGTCCTTTTCCCGTTTCGGCACGCGTATTACCATTAACCT is part of the Verrucomicrobiota bacterium genome and encodes:
- a CDS encoding zinc ribbon domain-containing protein encodes the protein MPIYEFACPRCRKIFSFLSKRINPDRTPSCPKCGSTRMDKQISRFAHLKGVSETPGANMNADEEEASQEGPMPDFDDPRVQRVMGEMERDMEHLDENNPKHMAHMMRKMKELLPPGSAPKELDTAIKRLEAGEDPEKIEEDMGDVLGDFMGGPGGEGGSGVGGYSHDEGLYDY